The Synergistaceae bacterium genome contains a region encoding:
- the uppS gene encoding di-trans,poly-cis-decaprenylcistransferase yields MSDTKIPKHLAIILDGNGRWAKRRNLPRLMGHRAGLRKLEDMVRLVKREGIRYFSVYAFSTENWNRPVMEVTGLMRLFDYYLRRKVDEVKAEGARIRFCGRKDRIPDVLRERMAWAEDYTKDEKILDFILCINYGGRAEILDAVNDLMASGHSGQVTEPDLRAHFYLPDVPDPDLIIRTSGELRLSNFWLWESAYSEYYFTDIHWPDFGEAELKKALADYAGRERRYGGLKS; encoded by the coding sequence TTGTCAGACACAAAGATACCGAAGCACTTAGCGATAATTCTCGACGGAAACGGACGCTGGGCGAAGCGCAGAAACCTTCCCCGCCTTATGGGGCACAGAGCCGGTCTCCGCAAACTCGAGGACATGGTGAGGCTGGTGAAGCGCGAGGGGATACGTTACTTCTCCGTGTACGCATTCTCAACCGAGAACTGGAACAGGCCTGTGATGGAAGTTACGGGGCTGATGAGGCTGTTCGACTACTACCTTAGGAGGAAGGTTGATGAGGTCAAGGCGGAAGGTGCGCGCATACGTTTCTGCGGGCGCAAGGACAGAATCCCCGACGTGCTCCGCGAGCGTATGGCTTGGGCGGAGGACTACACGAAGGACGAGAAGATACTGGACTTCATACTGTGCATAAACTACGGCGGAAGAGCAGAGATTCTCGACGCAGTGAACGACTTGATGGCTTCGGGGCACTCCGGCCAAGTAACAGAGCCTGACCTCAGGGCACACTTCTACCTTCCCGACGTGCCCGACCCAGACCTGATAATCAGGACGAGCGGAGAACTGAGACTAAGCAACTTCTGGCTGTGGGAGAGCGCGTACAGTGAATATTATTTCACGGACATACACTGGCCTGACTTCGGGGAAGCTGAGCTGAAGAAGGCACTTGCAGATTACGCAGGAAGGGAGCGTCGTTATGGCGGGCTCAAGAGCTGA
- a CDS encoding uracil-DNA glycosylase, with protein sequence MITDITSAWEELREKVEVCTKCPLCAERHRAVFGEGPVNAKCVIVGEAPGEKEDEQGRPFVGPAGQLLTNILEKGAGIPRSSVYVMNVVKCRPPDNRNPELIEIISCSDYLEAQLALLHPYVVVTMGNISTKTLLKTSAGITKLRGKWTTWRGIDLLPMYHPSYLLHRPGEMQPRKETWEDVKALRAKLDLLQGG encoded by the coding sequence ATGATTACGGACATAACATCAGCGTGGGAGGAACTGCGCGAAAAAGTCGAAGTTTGCACGAAATGCCCTCTCTGTGCGGAGCGGCATCGCGCCGTCTTCGGGGAAGGCCCGGTGAACGCGAAGTGCGTAATCGTCGGCGAAGCTCCCGGCGAAAAAGAGGACGAGCAGGGCAGGCCGTTTGTTGGTCCTGCAGGCCAGCTGTTGACGAACATTCTGGAGAAGGGCGCGGGCATCCCAAGAAGTTCTGTGTACGTCATGAACGTCGTGAAGTGCCGTCCGCCGGACAACCGAAACCCTGAACTCATAGAGATAATTTCGTGCAGTGATTACCTCGAGGCACAGCTTGCGTTGCTTCATCCCTATGTAGTGGTAACGATGGGCAACATTTCGACGAAGACGCTCCTGAAGACTTCAGCGGGCATCACGAAACTTCGCGGAAAGTGGACAACGTGGCGTGGGATAGACCTTCTGCCGATGTATCACCCGAGCTACCTTCTGCACAGGCCGGGAGAAATGCAGCCCCGAAAAGAGACGTGGGAGGATGTCAAGGCACTCAGAGCAAAACTAGATTTACTTCAAGGAGGATAA